The window TTTTAACTCTGATCGATATTGGATGATACATGTAAGTCCTTTCCACCGGTCCTAATTTCATTTTAAAATCAACTTATCCATCTAGTGATTAAATGTGGTCACTTTACTAAGAGTAAAATGCATCATAAGTCCTAAAACTATTGGAGGTGTGTCAATTTAGTCCTATACTTCGAAACTGTAGTTTTAGGTCCTAAAACTATTGGAGGTGTGCCAATTTAGTCCTATAACTTTGAAACTGCAGTTTTGGGTCCCATAACTATGTAAGTTTGTTATCTCAGGTCCTAAGCTTGCATGTCCAGCATTGACTCGCCACCGTGTCACTTGGAGATGCTTGAATTGTTGCCACGTTGACCCAATGGACCCACCAGGTTAACTTCCGCGCCGTCCCGCAGCAGTGACTATTTCCCACCTGTGGCCATGCTCGTGCCCAAACAACAACATGCACGACCAGCTCTACAGCAAGGGTATCAGGGCAAGGGCAAGGGTATCAgggcaagggcaatgtcatgagagagagagggggggttgGGATGGCATCCTCCATCCCAATTGGCTCGCTGTCTCTCCGGCGTCCGCGCCCAGGGAGAGGGATGTTGTTCTCCATGCCGACTGGCTCGGGGTCTCCCCGGCGGCCGCGCCAAAACCTCTTAGCAAGGTTGCCTTGTGGCTCATGGGCACGCAGGTGGAGGGCGTGCAGGTTGCAACACACTGCGACGTTGAAGCGTATGGACCACTTTTGGGGAAGTAAACACATATAAAGTGctcttttgaaaaaaaaaatgcACCATAGATGCTGGCCATGCAAGCTTAGGACCTGAGATGAACAAACTTGCATAGTTTTGGGACCCAAAACTGTAGTTTCGAAGTTATAGGACTAAACTGACACCACCTCCAATAGTTTTGGGACCAAAAACTGCAGTTTCGAAGTTATAGGACTAAACTGGCACACCTCCAATAGTTTTAGGACCCAAAGCTGCAGTTTCGAAGTTATAGGACTAAACTGACACATCACCAATAGTTTTAGGACTTATGTTGCATTTTATTCCTTTACTAAATATTTCTGAAGATGACATCAAACAATCTGTGGCAGATAGGCAGGGCACTATTGCCTTTCCCATAGTCATCGTGGAGGTCAGACTGGAGAGCCTTGCCGCGGGCCGCCGGGCTCGTACCACAGCCAATTTAGAGGTTTGTGGAGAAGAAAGCGGCTGAGGTTCTCCGTGAATTAAGACCTGCAGGACATTGATGTAACCCACCCAGCAAACTGAAAACTGTGGCAGCAGGCACAAATGCGCAGTCAAGGAGGAGGCTGGTGGAGTTTGTCGCATAACAAAAGGCATGATGGAGATGATTGGAGAGGGACGGCAGGGCAAGTGCATGGGGCAGATGGGACAGTTTAAATCAGTACAACAAGATTAGAATTAAAAAAAGATAACTGAGTCCTTAAAATTCCCTGACAGCGGCAACTGTTGCAAATATAAAATCAGTACAACAAGATTAGGATAGCCCTGTTTCCTTAATGCAGCAACTGAGTAATTAAAATTCCCTGTAAACGTGATGCAGTTGAAAAAATGAAGTGGTCATGCACTTCGAAGAAACGCGCACTCAACGAAGAACACAACAGAAGAATGTGTACTCCAATCCAAGGAATGCATAGAAGTTTTCCTTTTGAAACAACACTAGAGCATATATAATCTAGAGTCTAGACAATATGTTTCAAATGAAAAAGATAGCAGCAATTCACGCTTCAAACTTCATTCATAATATTTGCAACATAAACAGCCATTGAGTGAGCATAGCCTTGTACTGTACCTTTGCTTGCCGAGACATTATGCATAACTTCCAGGAGTTATCTGCTAAGTTAGCTGACTTCCATATTTCACGACTAGGAAGTATCTTGGCATCACGCTCTAGTAGCTAGCTGCTCAACACAACAGGGGAATCTTCTTTCACTATCTTGCAGTCAACTAATTCCTGAAGCAGCCTTTCTGCTTCTTCAATCCTGCCTGAATTGGCGACTCTTCTGACTATAGATAGATAAAATGAGTTACTGGTGTTTTTAGTTTCTGATACCATTACTCGCAGTATATCAGCAGCAGCTTCTGCTTTGCTATCTCTGCACAATGCCTGGATCACCATGACAAAAGTAGTTACTTTAACCTGAAAACCAAGAGCAAGCGTCCGATTCAAGAGCAGTAGGGCCTCTTCAGCCATGTTTTTCCTACAGAAGCACATAACAAGTGAACCATAAGTAATGTCATCGGGACTGATCCCATCACTAGCCATCTCATCAAACAGATCCATAGCTTTGTTCACCTCACCCTTGTTTGCTAAAGCATCTATCAGGGTGTTGTATGTAATACGAACCAACTGCCATCCATTTTCTCTGATGCAATGGGCTATCAAAAGAGCTTCTTCCACCATACCCTCTTTACATATGGCATTTAGGAGTGTGTTGTACGTCACTATATCAGGAAAACATTTATCACTAACCATCATCTCCAACACACCAATAGCCTGATCGAGATGTCCATACTTACAGAAGTAGTTGATAAAGATATTGTAGGCAGTAACATCAGGCTCACAATTTGCATGGTTCATATGTGCAAGTAAATCACAAACTTCAGCCCACCTTTTTGTATTGCAGAGAGAATGGAGTAAGATGCAATAGGTTGTACTATTTGGTTCAAGGCCTTCAGCAATAAGACGAGTTAAGATGGTCTTTGCGTCCTTCAGCCTGCCTGCTTTACATGATGCACTGATAAGAGCATTGTAGGTGACAACATCTGGTTGACATCCCTCCAGAGCAAGTTCATTCAAGACTTCCATGGCACGCTTAGGACCACAGTTTTTGCATACAAGATCAACAAGCAAGGTGCTCGTCATAACATATGGTGGCCAACCTATTCTTAATTGCTCTTTCCAAAAGGTGATTGCCCGGCCATACATACGCTGGTTGCACATGCACCTAATCAAAGTGTTAAAAGTGATGCCGTTCGGAGAGATACCGCCATACCTCATGTCCTCCAGTACGTTCATCGCCAAATCCAGCTgccttgtgcagcaaagttgcGCAATCAGCATGTTACAGGTGATGGTATCTGGAATCCCACCTGAGAGCGCCATAACCTCAAGGACATCCCTGGCTTTATTTGCCTTACCAGTTTTAACAAGGCCACGGATTAATCTAATACAACTCTTAGCATCCGGAATTTGGCCATGTAGCACCATCTCATCAATCACACAGCAAGCTTGAATGAGCTTCCCATTGTTGCAGTACCGGCGAAGGTTGCCAGCATAAAACACCCCTTTATCTTTTGGCAAATCAACCCCCTCGTTTGAGTTCTGACCCAAGTGTTTCCACGGCTTAGCTTGCAGGGACAAAATGGCCCTCTCGATGTCCCCGGCTGCTCTGCCATTTCCAGAGGCTGCACGATCCACCGAACCATCCCGCATTCTTCGTTCTGGCCGCATTACTACCACATTACCCGCATTCTTCCGCTTGGCGAAATCGTCCCCTGACCCAGGCCGCTGGTAAGGCCTCATCACCACTAAATCGTCAACATTTCTCTGTTCAGTTCTAGGGGGACAATCTAAATGCACCGCATGTGCTCTGAAATGGGAAGGGCGCATCATCGAGATGGTGATAACGATAATTGGGGCGGATCCACTTGGCCACAAACCACACCGGTGGCAGCCTGCGCCCCCCGAATGCACCATTCTACTGAACCGCCATGGCAATACGATTTGCCCCTGCGCGCGCCACCGTCCCTGCACAGATTGGGAAGGGGAAATTTGAATCAGCGAAAAGGGAAGAGGCCTTCGTGACAGCGAAAATTAGCAAATGGCCGAGCAGACGGGGTTTAGGGTTCTTGCTCAGAGGTCTCCGCCACTAGAGACCATTTCAAAAGAACAAGCTGCGCACAGCAAAGGTCCGTAGTACAGAGTCGGGATTGTATTGTACCGGTGGTAAGGGTCACACTGCAGCTGGAGCTGGAGTACGAAGCCTGAACTGGTGCCGGGAATGGAGAACGGACGGGGCGAGGAACTCCGCCTCGACGAGTCGAGGTCCCGAGCGGAAGAGCTgagcggcggcggaggctcgGCCGGATTCGTCTCTCGCCTTCGTGTGGCGAGCAAAGCGGTGAGGTATGGGGAGCTGCGAGACTGTGCGAGCGGCAGCAGGAGAGAAGTGGTGCACGCCGCCGATGGTGGGATgggaggaaggaaggaggcgTCCCCCTATTTGACGGGCCAAGGCCGACAGCTCCGTTATGGGCTGCCCACAGCGCAGCCCAGAAACCTTACATCttactagtagaatgcccgtgccACGGGCTCTTAAAATAATTTACAAGAGTTACATATTAATTTCCACACGTACAAacaatataaacaaacataattATTTAATAACTGAAGTTCATTTTTGCAATGTAAATTGATAACATAAAGAAAATTAACGACATGTCCATGTAACAAACTGAGCGATGTTCCAACTAAACATCTATTACAAAACTATTAACATCTAGATGATGCGCTTAAGAAATTCTTTCACAATATCAGAAAATTTTCCTTTAGCTTCATTCCCACGATGTTTTAGCAAGTATAGTAAAAACTGCTTCCTCAATTCATACCCATCCTGCACAAATAATACATGTAGTTAGTATGAAAATTTTACGCCGAAGGGCTTAAAACATGTAATGGACAATACTCACCGCGCAAATCGGCTTGACCAATTCGTTACCGTTCCACCAGAgcataaaatgaaaaacaaaatagCCAGACACATTCCTGCAAAATTTTAAATTAATAATATAAATAAATATAGTGATAACAAAAGTAAATGTTTTTGTTATTAATTCATTACCCGTCTATACTCGTTGGAACACCGAA is drawn from Aegilops tauschii subsp. strangulata cultivar AL8/78 chromosome 1, Aet v6.0, whole genome shotgun sequence and contains these coding sequences:
- the LOC109758574 gene encoding uncharacterized protein, whose amino-acid sequence is MVHSGGAGCHRCGLWPSGSAPIIVITISMMRPSHFRAHAVHLDCPPRTEQRNVDDLVVMRPYQRPGSGDDFAKRKNAGNVVVMRPERRMRDGSVDRAASGNGRAAGDIERAILSLQAKPWKHLGQNSNEGVDLPKDKGVFYAGNLRRYCNNGKLIQACCVIDEMVLHGQIPDAKSCIRLIRGLVKTGKANKARDVLEVMALSGGIPDTITCNMLIAQLCCTRQLDLAMNVLEDMRYGGISPNGITFNTLIRCMCNQRMYGRAITFWKEQLRIGWPPYVMTSTLLVDLVCKNCGPKRAMEVLNELALEGCQPDVVTYNALISASCKAGRLKDAKTILTRLIAEGLEPNSTTYCILLHSLCNTKRWAEVCDLLAHMNHANCEPDVTAYNIFINYFCKYGHLDQAIGVLEMMVSDKCFPDIVTYNTLLNAICKEGMVEEALLIAHCIRENGWQLVRITYNTLIDALANKGEVNKAMDLFDEMASDGISPDDITYGSLVMCFCRKNMAEEALLLLNRTLALGFQVKVTTFVMVIQALCRDSKAEAAADILRVMVSETKNTSNSFYLSIVRRVANSGRIEEAERLLQELVDCKIVKEDSPVVLSS